The following coding sequences lie in one Anaeromicrobium sediminis genomic window:
- a CDS encoding S-layer homology domain-containing protein yields MKRTFKTICVSMLILSMLFSVTYASSDNTITKRAYIGINQKLIGEEAPVLKIENDGDDFDDSETIVLKLDNAKWLEDGDFESGTFEEHMNKDSYIDKFRGNTVSSSVYIEKIDDITVRAKVYNVEDEEEVRIPLYTKPTNAGDMIVHIDSLSNTITEEDIVYGSVKDNGFFIKISGPDFFFEDEKIYNIGHIKIEEAIKQSFPNEEGIIKIELQEGFKWIEPGNINTDDFIGKKEAKIIDDSILNVIVDFSKEVDDDKYHSIKLSNAKIQAVDQINNYEEEFVYAQISSDIIDIIEANPLFLGIHNKDKMIYYLEKDFSVEQKVGQVIVDFNKLQLKNKYTVRDIVYGKENYDWILVNENEFEEAYESPNNQKKYKITNGKIIIDESLKKGKYILFSPEMMSKLYFYKKVSKDDLKLKFELMVDTTRKRTSSGSSGGGRSSKPKATISEKGNKASVKIDKKNMDTFIKESKGDSYINVPITTDKEEVELTLNSDILKEVEKEIRMENKDLVMILKKDVLDNLKKDNEDVRIGLNKKPMIESMNTLKSSKYSKIYTQVFKVDASNDIGRIPVIYNTKIQNRKMTNVFVIGKDSKLHFVPSTVEENSIKFEADEDKEYVIIEKNISFNDLNSHWAKDAVEGLASKNIISGFENGEFKPDDNLDRAQMATILVKALGLDTFNEDNNKVFEDMDTTNWASEYVYLAKENGLINGVGNNKFNPNGNITGEQLIQVAINAYEKNNKKIEVTKEEIEKINGSSDWAKIAIAKAKKLGLEDNILEELSYKGNAKRSQAAAIISELIKD; encoded by the coding sequence GTGAAAAGAACTTTTAAGACAATTTGTGTTAGCATGCTGATTTTATCCATGTTATTTTCAGTAACTTATGCTAGTTCAGATAATACTATAACTAAACGTGCTTACATTGGAATCAATCAAAAGTTAATAGGAGAAGAGGCTCCTGTACTCAAAATTGAAAATGATGGTGATGATTTTGATGACAGTGAAACTATTGTATTAAAACTAGATAATGCTAAATGGTTAGAGGATGGAGATTTTGAAAGTGGTACCTTTGAAGAGCATATGAATAAGGATTCTTATATAGACAAGTTCAGAGGAAATACAGTATCAAGTAGTGTATATATTGAAAAGATAGATGATATAACTGTTAGGGCAAAAGTATATAATGTGGAAGATGAGGAGGAAGTAAGAATTCCTCTATATACTAAGCCAACAAATGCAGGAGATATGATAGTACACATAGATAGTTTGAGTAACACAATTACTGAAGAAGATATAGTTTATGGTAGTGTGAAAGATAACGGTTTTTTTATAAAAATCAGTGGACCTGATTTCTTCTTTGAGGATGAGAAAATATATAATATAGGACATATTAAGATAGAAGAAGCTATTAAGCAAAGTTTTCCTAATGAAGAAGGAATTATAAAAATAGAATTACAAGAAGGTTTTAAATGGATTGAACCAGGGAATATTAATACAGATGATTTTATAGGCAAAAAGGAAGCAAAAATAATAGATGATAGCATTTTAAATGTCATAGTAGATTTTTCAAAGGAAGTTGATGATGATAAATATCATAGTATTAAGCTAAGCAATGCAAAAATACAAGCTGTAGATCAGATAAATAATTACGAAGAAGAGTTTGTTTATGCTCAAATATCTAGTGATATTATAGACATTATAGAAGCAAACCCACTTTTCCTAGGGATACATAATAAGGATAAAATGATATACTACTTAGAAAAGGATTTTTCAGTAGAACAAAAAGTAGGTCAAGTAATAGTAGACTTTAACAAACTACAATTAAAAAATAAGTATACAGTAAGAGATATAGTTTATGGAAAAGAAAATTATGATTGGATACTAGTAAATGAAAATGAATTTGAAGAGGCCTATGAATCACCGAATAATCAAAAAAAATATAAAATAACCAATGGAAAAATAATTATAGATGAATCGCTAAAAAAAGGAAAATACATATTGTTTTCACCAGAAATGATGAGTAAATTATACTTTTATAAAAAAGTAAGTAAAGATGATTTAAAATTAAAATTTGAGTTAATGGTAGATACGACAAGAAAAAGAACTTCTAGTGGATCATCTGGTGGTGGAAGATCCTCTAAGCCAAAGGCGACTATTTCAGAAAAGGGAAATAAAGCAAGCGTTAAAATAGACAAGAAGAATATGGACACCTTCATTAAAGAATCTAAAGGTGATAGTTATATTAATGTACCAATAACAACAGACAAAGAAGAAGTAGAATTGACTTTAAACTCAGATATATTGAAGGAAGTTGAGAAGGAAATCAGAATGGAAAATAAGGATTTAGTAATGATCCTTAAAAAAGATGTATTAGACAATCTAAAAAAAGATAACGAAGATGTAAGGATAGGACTAAATAAGAAACCTATGATAGAATCTATGAATACTCTAAAGAGTAGTAAATATTCTAAAATATATACTCAAGTATTTAAAGTGGATGCGAGTAATGACATAGGAAGAATACCAGTTATATATAATACTAAAATCCAAAACAGAAAAATGACTAATGTATTTGTAATAGGTAAAGATAGTAAACTACATTTTGTACCATCTACAGTAGAAGAAAATTCCATAAAATTTGAAGCAGATGAGGACAAGGAATATGTAATAATAGAAAAAAATATATCATTTAATGATTTAAATAGTCATTGGGCTAAGGACGCAGTAGAAGGTTTAGCTTCAAAGAATATTATATCTGGATTTGAAAATGGAGAGTTTAAACCAGATGATAATTTAGACAGAGCACAGATGGCAACTATCTTAGTAAAGGCTTTAGGACTTGATACATTTAATGAAGATAACAATAAAGTATTTGAAGATATGGACACTACTAATTGGGCAAGTGAGTATGTATATCTGGCTAAAGAAAATGGATTAATAAATGGAGTAGGAAATAACAAATTTAATCCAAATGGAAATATAACAGGGGAACAATTAATCCAAGTAGCCATAAATGCATATGAGAAGAATAATAAGAAAATAGAAGTGACGAAGGAAGAAATAGAAAAAATAAATGGTTCTAGTGATTGGGCAAAGATTGCCATAGCAAAAGCTAAAAAATTAGGACTTGAAGATAATATCCTAGAAGAATTGTCATATAAGGGCAATGCAAAAAGAAGCCAAGCGGCTGCAATTATAAGTGAATTGATTAAAGACTAG
- the galU gene encoding UTP--glucose-1-phosphate uridylyltransferase GalU, which yields MNVRKAIIPAAGLGTRFLPATKAQPKEMLPIVDKPTLQYIIEEAVASGIEEILIITGRNKKSIEDHFDKSVELELELEKKNKKDMLEEVRNISDMVNIHYIRQKEPKGLGHAIHCAKSFIGNEPFAVLLGDDIVDAEVPCLKQMIEKYNEYKTSVLGVQVVKKEDVSKYGIVDGKFIEDGVYKVKDLVEKPDMDKAPSNVAILGRYIINPRIFEILENTKPGKGGEIQLTDALKELVSEEAMYAYVFEGKRYDVGNKLGFLEATTEFALKRPDLREAYLSYLENIIAEEKGLTTNKEVAASKEL from the coding sequence ATGAACGTACGTAAGGCAATAATACCAGCAGCAGGATTAGGGACTAGGTTTTTACCTGCAACAAAAGCACAGCCAAAGGAAATGTTACCTATAGTAGATAAACCTACATTACAATATATAATAGAAGAAGCAGTAGCTTCTGGAATAGAAGAGATTTTGATTATAACAGGTCGTAACAAAAAAAGCATAGAGGATCATTTTGATAAATCAGTAGAGCTTGAATTAGAACTGGAAAAGAAAAATAAAAAAGATATGCTAGAAGAAGTAAGAAATATATCCGATATGGTAAATATCCACTATATTCGCCAAAAGGAACCTAAAGGCCTTGGTCATGCTATACACTGTGCTAAATCCTTTATAGGAAATGAACCCTTTGCTGTACTTCTAGGAGATGATATAGTAGATGCAGAAGTTCCTTGCTTAAAGCAAATGATAGAAAAATATAATGAGTATAAAACTAGTGTATTAGGAGTTCAAGTAGTAAAGAAAGAAGATGTATCTAAGTATGGAATAGTAGATGGAAAATTCATTGAGGATGGAGTATATAAAGTAAAAGATTTAGTAGAAAAGCCAGATATGGATAAAGCACCTTCTAATGTGGCTATATTAGGCAGGTACATAATAAATCCTAGAATATTTGAAATATTAGAGAATACTAAGCCTGGAAAAGGTGGCGAGATTCAGCTTACAGATGCATTAAAGGAATTAGTAAGTGAAGAAGCCATGTATGCTTATGTATTTGAAGGTAAGAGATATGATGTGGGGAATAAATTAGGATTTTTAGAAGCAACTACAGAGTTTGCTTTAAAAAGACCTGATTTAAGAGAAGCATACTTATCTTATTTAGAGAATATAATAGCAGAGGAAAAGGGCTTAACGACAAATAAAGAGGTTGCAGCTAGCAAGGAGTTGTAG
- a CDS encoding VanZ family protein, translated as MTKNKKIIIFSWTLVILWMGLIFSLSNQVTNESNGLSKRVTEIIIKTVGQIIPIGIESSTTTDLVSQFNHIIRKFAHGGVYFVLGILVLKALYVSGVKGYKAFIFAFIICILYAISDEIHQFYVPGRGPQVRDVCIDSFGAFLGIGLIHKKCWR; from the coding sequence ATGACTAAAAATAAAAAGATAATAATATTTTCATGGACCCTTGTTATTCTCTGGATGGGTCTAATATTTAGTTTATCAAATCAAGTGACAAATGAGTCTAATGGTCTGAGTAAAAGGGTCACAGAGATAATTATTAAAACAGTAGGTCAGATTATTCCCATAGGGATTGAAAGCAGTACTACAACAGATTTAGTATCACAGTTTAATCATATAATACGAAAATTTGCCCATGGTGGAGTTTATTTTGTACTAGGCATATTAGTATTAAAAGCTCTTTACGTAAGTGGTGTTAAAGGATATAAGGCATTTATTTTTGCTTTTATAATCTGTATTTTATATGCCATCAGTGATGAAATACATCAATTTTATGTGCCTGGAAGGGGACCTCAGGTAAGAGATGTGTGTATAGATAGTTTTGGAGCTTTTCTGGGAATTGGATTAATACACAAAAAATGTTGGAGATAA
- a CDS encoding S-layer homology domain-containing protein: MKRTFRIICASVLILSMLFSVTYASSDNSVNRIIDIATDQKIIGPNAPILKIENDENDFYEIEKFKLKLENATWLDDDDFESGTFEENMNKDSYIYEFGEGTVGSSVYIEKRSDRTVKVEVYNVGHDNQIRIPLYTKPVGEGSMNVEVESYSHTISEVILTYAFSAHKDIIIYFNSESSFKDKEIGNIPGLKIEETVSGSFPNKEGTIQIKLQEGFKWVEPGYIHTDEFTGKKEVNIVDDNTLNIILDFSKKSNNYICRSVELRNAKIEAIDQVNNYEEKVAKITISSDDIDAIDTTKIWAAKHTKDKMIYHLEKDFSVEQKVGKVILDFKKLQLKNEYTVTDIVYEKEDYDWVVVKENEFEEVYESLDTQKKYKINNGKITIDKSLKSGKYILFSPELISKLKYKKMGLDDINLKFELTVDTQRKRNSSGSSGGGGSSKPKATISEKGNRASAKIDKRNMDTFIKESKGDSYINVPITTDKEEVELTLNSDTLKKVEKEIRMENKDLVMILKKDVLDNLKKDNEDVSIELNKKPMAESMSTLKSSKYSKIYTQVFKVDASKDIGRIPVIYNTKIKDKKMTNVFVLGKDNKLHFVPSKVEENSIKFEADKDKEYVIIEKNVSFNDLNSHWAKDAVESLASKNIISGFENGEFKPDDNLDRAQMATILVKTLGLDTFNEDNNKVFDDMDTTNWASEYVYLAKENELINGVGNNKFDPNGNLTGEQLIQCTINAYEKNNEKIEVTKEEIEEISSSSDWAKIAIAKAKKLGLEDNILEELSYKGNAKRSQAAAIISELIKD, translated from the coding sequence GTGAAAAGAACTTTTAGGATAATTTGTGCTAGTGTACTGATTTTATCCATGCTATTTTCAGTAACTTATGCTAGTTCAGATAATAGTGTCAACAGAATTATAGATATAGCAACTGATCAAAAGATAATAGGACCAAACGCACCTATACTAAAGATTGAAAATGATGAAAATGATTTTTATGAAATTGAAAAATTTAAATTAAAATTAGAAAATGCTACGTGGTTAGATGATGATGATTTTGAAAGTGGTACCTTTGAAGAAAACATGAATAAGGATTCTTACATATACGAGTTTGGAGAAGGTACTGTAGGTAGTAGTGTCTATATAGAAAAAAGAAGCGACAGAACTGTTAAGGTAGAAGTATATAATGTTGGACATGATAATCAAATAAGGATTCCTCTGTATACTAAACCAGTAGGGGAAGGATCTATGAATGTAGAAGTAGAGTCTTATAGTCATACTATTAGTGAGGTTATTTTAACATATGCCTTTTCAGCACATAAAGATATCATAATATACTTCAATTCGGAAAGCTCTTTTAAAGATAAAGAAATAGGTAACATACCAGGTCTTAAAATAGAGGAAACTGTCAGTGGAAGTTTTCCTAATAAGGAAGGAACTATACAGATAAAATTACAAGAAGGTTTTAAATGGGTGGAACCAGGATATATTCATACAGATGAATTTACAGGTAAAAAAGAAGTAAATATAGTAGATGATAATACTTTAAATATAATATTAGATTTTTCAAAAAAATCTAATAACTATATTTGTCGTTCAGTTGAATTGAGAAATGCTAAGATAGAGGCTATAGACCAAGTTAACAACTATGAAGAAAAAGTAGCTAAAATTACAATATCTAGTGATGATATAGATGCTATAGACACAACGAAAATTTGGGCTGCAAAACACACTAAAGACAAAATGATATACCATTTAGAAAAGGACTTTTCTGTGGAACAAAAAGTAGGTAAAGTAATATTAGACTTTAAAAAACTACAATTAAAAAATGAATATACAGTAACAGATATAGTTTATGAAAAAGAAGATTATGATTGGGTAGTAGTAAAAGAAAATGAATTTGAAGAGGTTTATGAATCATTAGATACACAAAAAAAATACAAAATAAATAACGGAAAAATAACTATAGATAAATCATTAAAAAGTGGAAAATATATATTATTTTCACCTGAGTTAATTTCAAAATTAAAATATAAAAAAATGGGTTTGGACGACATAAATCTTAAATTTGAGTTAACGGTAGATACGCAAAGAAAACGAAATTCTAGTGGATCATCTGGTGGTGGAGGCTCTTCTAAACCAAAGGCGACTATTTCAGAAAAGGGAAATAGAGCAAGTGCTAAAATAGATAAAAGAAATATGGACACCTTCATTAAAGAATCTAAAGGTGATAGTTATATTAATGTACCAATAACAACAGATAAAGAAGAAGTAGAATTGACTTTAAACTCAGATACATTGAAGAAAGTTGAAAAGGAAATAAGAATGGAAAATAAGGATTTAGTAATGATCCTTAAAAAAGATGTATTAGACAATCTAAAAAAAGATAATGAAGATGTAAGCATAGAACTAAATAAGAAACCTATGGCAGAATCTATGAGTACCTTAAAGAGTAGTAAATATTCTAAAATATATACTCAAGTATTCAAAGTAGATGCGAGTAAAGACATAGGAAGAATACCAGTTATATATAATACTAAAATTAAAGACAAGAAAATGACAAACGTATTTGTATTAGGTAAAGATAACAAACTACATTTTGTACCATCTAAAGTAGAAGAAAATTCTATAAAATTTGAAGCAGATAAAGATAAGGAATATGTAATAATAGAAAAGAATGTATCATTTAATGATTTAAATAGCCATTGGGCTAAGGATGCAGTAGAAAGTCTAGCTTCAAAAAATATTATATCTGGATTTGAAAATGGAGAGTTTAAACCAGATGATAATTTAGATAGAGCTCAAATGGCAACTATTTTAGTAAAGACTTTAGGACTTGATACATTTAATGAAGATAACAATAAGGTATTTGATGATATGGACACTACTAATTGGGCAAGTGAGTATGTATACTTGGCTAAGGAAAATGAATTAATAAATGGAGTAGGAAATAATAAATTTGATCCAAATGGAAACCTAACAGGAGAACAATTAATCCAATGTACCATAAATGCATATGAGAAAAATAATGAAAAAATAGAAGTAACAAAGGAAGAAATAGAAGAGATAAGTAGTTCTAGTGATTGGGCAAAGATTGCCATAGCTAAAGCTAAAAAACTAGGACTTGAAGATAATATCCTAGAAGAATTGTCATATAAGGGAAATGCAAAAAGAAGCCAAGCGGCTGCTATTATAAGTGAATTGATTAAAGACTAG
- the galE gene encoding UDP-glucose 4-epimerase GalE, with protein MSILITGGAGYIGSHTVKYFLERNEDVIIVDNLQNGYKKSTQINKFYEVDIRNKEKLDRIFKTHKIDAVIHFAANSLVGESMEKPYEYYNNNVFGMMCLLDVMKENNVNKIVFSSTAATYGEPKNIPILEEDETKPTNTYGETKIAMEKMMKWFDQAYGIKYVSLRYFNAAGAHESGMIGEAHNPETHLIPLILQVPLGKREKIFMFGDDYRTNDGTCVRDYIHVMDLASAHYQALEYLRKGKRSDIFNLGNGNGYSVKEVIEMTRKVTGHPIPSEVKERRAGDPAILIASSEKAKKILGWKPQFDSLEKIIEDAWNWHSNNPNGYKE; from the coding sequence ATGTCAATTCTTATCACTGGTGGAGCAGGATATATTGGCTCGCATACAGTCAAATACTTTTTAGAACGAAATGAAGATGTGATTATAGTTGACAATTTACAAAATGGATATAAAAAATCTACTCAAATAAATAAGTTTTATGAAGTAGATATTAGAAATAAAGAAAAGTTAGATAGGATATTCAAGACTCATAAAATAGATGCGGTAATTCACTTTGCTGCTAATTCATTAGTAGGCGAAAGCATGGAGAAACCATATGAGTATTATAATAACAATGTATTTGGGATGATGTGTCTGCTAGATGTTATGAAAGAAAATAATGTGAATAAAATCGTATTTTCTTCTACAGCAGCTACATATGGTGAGCCTAAGAATATTCCTATACTTGAAGAAGATGAGACAAAACCAACAAATACATATGGCGAAACTAAAATAGCTATGGAAAAAATGATGAAATGGTTTGATCAAGCTTATGGGATTAAGTATGTTTCCCTACGATACTTTAATGCAGCAGGAGCCCATGAAAGTGGGATGATCGGAGAAGCTCATAATCCTGAAACTCATTTAATACCACTTATTCTTCAAGTGCCGTTGGGAAAAAGAGAAAAAATATTTATGTTTGGTGATGATTATCGTACTAATGATGGAACTTGTGTAAGAGATTATATTCACGTTATGGATTTAGCTTCTGCGCATTATCAGGCTTTAGAATATTTAAGAAAAGGCAAGCGTAGTGATATTTTTAACCTTGGTAATGGGAATGGTTATTCCGTTAAAGAAGTAATTGAGATGACGAGAAAAGTAACTGGCCATCCTATACCTTCTGAAGTAAAAGAAAGAAGAGCAGGCGACCCAGCTATTTTAATTGCTTCATCAGAGAAGGCAAAGAAAATTTTAGGCTGGAAGCCACAATTTGATTCATTAGAAAAGATCATAGAAGATGCTTGGAATTGGCATAGCAATAATCCAAACGGATATAAAGAATAG
- a CDS encoding methyl-accepting chemotaxis protein: protein MKSIKKTLMIYIFCLVMVSVNILGIAAYMNSSNALITNEKKNLLAIAKESSKVFESRITAELHQLEKIAIRDEVVNSQISMEEKMTFLKEQASIHGYNIMDIIDLNGHAVATNGSTYELKEREYFKRAIKGESNVSNPIVSKEDGSTVIVLAVPMKENGIITSVLAVIQNGDFLSNMIKDVKIGETGYAYMVDERGGVVAHKDNELVVSRYNVIDEVANDPGLEELSRLTKRMIKDEMDAGEYTFRGEEKFLGFTPIKGTNWKLAIVATQDEVLGELDSLGESMLLWSGIVLVLGLAMAYLLGSHIGKPIGLVTTHANKLANGDLSDNVEEKLLKRKDEVGQLASAFNLMNDSFRDMINSIKDSSEQLHISAENFIKVSEEMSYASEDVSKTAEEIASGATSQARDTESGSEKLNLLGEDIEKNQEYMKELNESIKRVESFVESGLNIVNDLNKKADESDRAVKEVYDGILETNRSSEKIGQASEVISSIAEQTNLLALNAAIEAARAGEAGKGFAVVAEEIRKLAEQSSMSTSQIDEAVSELQRNSSASVHTIEKVLNIIEEQQVSTKNTGEKYKEIEVAIDSTSHSIERLNESSGEMENRKKALLDVMGNLSAVAQQNAASTEEVSASMEEQSATMEEVANSSRSLRDLSNNLKENISKFKI, encoded by the coding sequence ATGAAAAGTATAAAAAAGACATTGATGATTTATATTTTCTGCTTGGTAATGGTAAGTGTTAATATATTAGGTATAGCAGCTTATATGAATTCTTCTAATGCTCTTATAACAAATGAGAAGAAGAATCTATTAGCCATAGCAAAGGAATCATCTAAAGTATTTGAAAGTCGTATAACGGCAGAACTACATCAATTAGAGAAAATTGCTATTAGAGATGAAGTTGTAAATTCTCAAATATCTATGGAAGAAAAAATGACTTTTTTAAAGGAACAAGCATCTATACATGGATACAATATAATGGACATTATAGATCTTAATGGTCACGCTGTGGCTACCAATGGAAGCACTTATGAACTAAAGGAAAGAGAATACTTTAAAAGAGCAATAAAGGGAGAGAGTAATGTATCAAACCCTATAGTAAGCAAAGAAGATGGATCTACTGTAATAGTATTAGCAGTACCTATGAAAGAAAATGGAATAATAACAAGTGTTCTTGCAGTTATACAAAATGGAGATTTTTTAAGTAATATGATCAAAGATGTGAAAATTGGTGAAACTGGATATGCCTATATGGTAGATGAAAGGGGAGGCGTAGTAGCACATAAGGATAATGAATTAGTAGTAAGTAGATATAATGTAATAGATGAAGTTGCAAATGATCCAGGTTTAGAAGAACTTTCACGACTTACAAAGAGAATGATTAAAGATGAAATGGATGCAGGTGAATATACTTTTAGGGGAGAAGAAAAGTTCTTAGGATTTACTCCTATTAAGGGAACTAATTGGAAATTAGCCATAGTAGCTACTCAAGATGAAGTATTAGGAGAATTAGACTCTTTAGGAGAGAGTATGCTATTATGGAGTGGAATTGTACTAGTATTAGGACTAGCTATGGCATATTTATTAGGATCACACATAGGAAAACCTATAGGACTAGTTACAACTCACGCAAATAAATTAGCAAATGGTGATTTAAGTGACAATGTGGAAGAAAAACTATTAAAGAGAAAAGATGAAGTGGGTCAACTAGCTAGTGCATTTAATCTTATGAATGATAGTTTTAGAGACATGATTAATAGTATTAAGGATAGTTCAGAACAATTACATATATCAGCAGAAAACTTTATTAAGGTATCAGAGGAAATGTCCTATGCTTCAGAAGATGTATCTAAGACAGCAGAGGAAATAGCATCAGGAGCCACGAGTCAAGCTAGAGATACGGAGAGTGGCTCAGAAAAACTGAATCTACTAGGTGAAGATATAGAAAAAAATCAAGAATATATGAAAGAATTAAATGAAAGCATAAAAAGAGTAGAAAGTTTCGTTGAATCAGGATTAAATATAGTAAATGATTTAAATAAAAAGGCAGATGAAAGTGATAGAGCTGTAAAGGAAGTATATGATGGTATATTAGAAACTAATAGAAGTTCAGAAAAAATTGGTCAAGCAAGTGAAGTTATTAGTTCCATAGCAGAACAAACTAATTTACTTGCCCTAAATGCAGCTATTGAAGCGGCAAGAGCCGGGGAGGCAGGTAAAGGTTTTGCAGTTGTAGCAGAAGAAATAAGAAAATTGGCAGAACAATCATCCATGTCTACTAGTCAGATAGATGAGGCTGTAAGTGAACTCCAAAGAAATTCTAGTGCATCAGTTCACACTATAGAGAAGGTTCTAAATATAATAGAAGAACAACAAGTGAGTACTAAAAATACCGGTGAAAAATATAAGGAAATTGAAGTGGCTATAGATAGTACATCCCATAGCATTGAAAGATTAAATGAATCTTCTGGAGAAATGGAAAACAGGAAAAAAGCTCTCCTAGACGTAATGGGAAATCTATCAGCAGTAGCCCAACAAAATGCCGCATCAACAGAAGAAGTATCTGCATCTATGGAAGAACAAAGTGCTACCATGGAAGAAGTGGCTAATTCTAGTAGAAGCTTAAGGGATTTATCTAATAATCTAAAAGAGAATATTTCAAAATTTAAAATATAA
- the yyaC gene encoding spore protease YyaC: protein MKLDYLKSQLITRVHHTSEEASVKLTHSIREKLSESTIIICIGTDRCIGDALGPLVGTLLKERNCRYPVFGTLDNPIHAVNLKKHMKYIKEHYPDYKQLAIDACLGKTELIGNIHVKQGPIFPGKGVGKKLPSVGHSSIIGIVDKYHNDDCFSIHTVRLSLVRNMAMTIVDAILEASLLS, encoded by the coding sequence TTGAAACTAGACTATTTAAAATCCCAATTAATCACTCGTGTTCATCACACTAGTGAGGAAGCTTCAGTTAAATTAACTCATTCAATAAGAGAGAAATTAAGTGAATCAACAATTATAATATGTATAGGAACAGATAGGTGTATTGGAGATGCTTTAGGTCCACTAGTTGGAACTCTTTTAAAGGAAAGAAATTGTCGTTATCCTGTTTTTGGAACCCTAGATAATCCAATACATGCAGTAAACTTGAAAAAGCATATGAAGTATATAAAAGAACATTATCCTGATTATAAACAACTTGCCATAGATGCTTGTCTAGGAAAAACTGAACTAATAGGAAATATTCATGTAAAACAAGGGCCTATCTTCCCTGGTAAGGGTGTAGGAAAAAAATTGCCAAGTGTGGGTCATTCGTCAATTATTGGCATAGTGGACAAATACCATAATGACGATTGTTTTTCTATCCACACAGTTCGACTTAGCCTAGTTCGAAATATGGCTATGACCATAGTCGATGCCATACTAGAGGCAAGTTTATTGAGTTAA
- a CDS encoding VanZ family protein, with translation MYLNKFFNNKLIAWTLVILWCICIFAFSSDNAEKSSAKSKAVAQKVVEVAKTISSNNKLTIKGNLEHYIRKLAHMSEYFILAFLVCNALKYTGLRVQGQIIYSILFVLIYASLDEYHQTFVPGRDGKPFDVFIDSFGGILGICAYRIITRFKERRT, from the coding sequence TTGTATTTAAACAAATTTTTTAATAATAAATTAATAGCATGGACACTAGTTATATTATGGTGTATATGTATATTTGCCTTCTCCAGTGACAACGCGGAGAAATCTTCTGCAAAAAGCAAAGCTGTAGCACAAAAGGTGGTAGAAGTGGCAAAGACAATTTCATCTAATAATAAATTAACTATAAAAGGGAATCTTGAGCATTATATAAGAAAATTAGCTCATATGTCAGAATATTTTATTCTGGCTTTTCTTGTATGCAATGCCTTAAAATATACAGGTCTAAGAGTTCAAGGCCAGATCATATATTCAATATTATTTGTGCTCATATATGCATCATTAGATGAATATCATCAAACCTTTGTACCTGGGAGAGATGGAAAACCCTTTGATGTTTTTATAGATTCCTTTGGGGGAATATTAGGAATTTGTGCATATAGGATAATTACACGGTTTAAGGAGAGAAGAACATGA